A genomic stretch from Helianthus annuus cultivar XRQ/B chromosome 1, HanXRQr2.0-SUNRISE, whole genome shotgun sequence includes:
- the LOC110874997 gene encoding subtilisin-like protease SBT5.4 yields MNLLIRVLIAVFITVCVSQSSSLAVKSKKSYIVYLGGINQELEASQIKDSHFEFLGSILGSKERVDEALIYSYNKQFNGFAALLDEEDAAKLAEHPDVVTVIQNKGRKLHTTHSWDFLKLEKNGVIGSSSLWTKAKFGENIIIANLDTGVWHESKSFNDYGYGPIPSKWKGGCENETLVPCNNKLIGAKYYNKGFQARYGKLNSSMNTAHDHEGHGSHTLSTAGGNFVPGVSINGLGTGTAKGGSPRARVAAYKVCWPPTLLGGQCDDADIVKAFESAIHDGADVISISLGGPPAEYMNDGLAIASFHAVKKGITVVFSAGNDGPTPGSVTNLAPWAITVGATTTDREFQSFVDLANELNLKGLSMSKPLPHSGFYPLINAANAKAENASMMNATLCAEGALDPKKVEGKILVCLRGGNVGRVEKGVVAASAGAAGMILCNAEADGEELIADPHVLPATHITYADGLRLFAYLNSTNEPLGYITQPETALNIKPAPFMAGFSSRGPNTITPEILKPDITAPGVNIIAAYSENEDPVLPYNILSGTSMSCPHVAGVVGLLKSIHPDWSPAAIKSAIMTTANIKDNNGSPMLDENKNEANPFSRGAGDIDPNRAMNPGLVYDSTVNDYLDFLCTRGYNKSIIQKFSDHPYQCPENNSILDFNYPSITVHKLNGTVTVTRRLTNVGPPGMYTVRVKSPAGISVDVKPNILVFEKKGEVQKFELTMKADGTSVIRDYVFGELIWFNGKHYHVKSPIVVSVA; encoded by the exons ATGAATCTGTTAATTAGAGTTCTTATTGCAGTCTTCATCACAGTATGTGTGTCTCAGTCATCATCCTTGGCAGTCAAAAGCAAAAAG TCTTATATAGTCTATTTGGGAGGAATAAATCAAGAACTTGAAGCATCTCAGATTAAAGATTCCCACTTTGAGTTTCTTGGTTCGATATTAGGGag CAAAGAGAGGGTTGATGAGGCCTTGATTTACTCGTACAATAAACAGTTTAACGGCTTCGCTGCTCTCCTCGACGAAGAAGATGCTGCTAAACTTGCTG AGCATCCGGACGTGGTGACTGTGATCCAGAATAAAGGGCGAAAATTACACACAACCCATTCTTGGGATTTCTTAAAGCTTGAAAAGAATGGAGTCATTGGTTCTTCTTCGTTGTGGACGAAAGCAAAATTTGGTGAAAACATCATCATTGCCAATCTAGACACTG GTGTTTGGCACGAATCGAAAAGCTTCAATGACTATGGTTATGGGCCCATTCCATCTAAGTGGAAGGGTGGATGTGAGAATGAAACCTTAGTTCCTTGCAACAA TAAACTTATTGGTGCCAAGTACTATAACAAAGGTTTTCAAGCCAGATATGGAAAATTGAATTCTTCAATGAACACTGCTCATGACCATGAAGGGCATGGTAGCCACACATTATCTACCGCAGGCGGTAACTTTGTTCCAGGAGTAAGTATTAATGGACTCGGAACTGGAACTGCTAAAGGTGGTTCACCACGAGCCCGAGTGGCAGCTTACAAGGTCTGCTGGCCACCAACCTTGTTAGGGGGTCAATGTGATGATGCAGATATAGTCAAAGCGTTTGAATCCGCCATCCATGATGGTGCTGATGTGATTTCAATATCTCTTGGTGGACCCCCTGCGGAATACATGAATGACGGGCTAGCCATTGCGTCATTTCATGCTGTCAAGAAAGGTATCACTGTTGTGTTTTCTGCAGGGAATGATGGGCCCACACCTGGATCAGTCACCAATCTGGCTCCTTGGGCTATAACTGTTGGGGCTACCACGACTGACCGCGAGTTTCAATCTTTTGTAGATCTTGCTAATGAGCTTAACTTAAAG GGATTAAGCATGTCCAAACCTTTGCCACATTCTGGATTTTATCCACTAATTAATGCTGCAAATGCTAAAGCTGAAAACGCATCCATGATGAATGC aaCGCTTTGCGCTGAAGGTGCGCTTGACCCGAAGAAGGTTGAAGGGAAGATTTTGGTGTGCCTAAGGGGAGGCAATGTGGGTCGGGTTGAGAAGGGCGTAGTAGCTGCAAGTGCTGGTGCTGCTGGCATGATTCTTTGCAACGCTGAAGCCGATGGTGAGGAACTAATAGCTGATCCTCATGTGCTGCCAGCGACACACATCACATATGCTGATGGGCTTCGTCTCTTCGCCTACCTCAACTCTACCAA TGAACCATTGGGCTACATAACCCAACCTGAAACAGCCTTAAACATAAAGCCCGCCCCGTTTATGGCCGGGTTCTCCTCTAGGGGCCCAAATACAATCACACCAGAGATtcttaag CCTGATATTACCGCGCCTGGAGTGAATATCATTGCAGCATACTCCGAAAATGAAGATCCCGTATTACCATACAACATACTATCAGGCACTTCAATGTCCTGTCCTCATGTTGCTGGAGTTGTTGGTCTCCTCAAAAGTATCCACCCTGACTGGAGCCCTGCTGCCATCAAATCTGCCATCATGACCACTG CAAATATAAAAGACAACAATGGGAGCCCAATGCTGgatgaaaataaaaatgaagCGAACCCATTTAGCCGTGGTGCTGGAGATATTGATCCAAACCGTGCGATGAACCCTGGACTGGTTTATGATTCAACTGTAAatgattatcttgatttcctATGCACTAGAGGATACAACAAGAGCATAATTCAGAAGTTTTCTGACCACCCTTACCAATGTCCTGAAAACAACAGCATCTTAGACTTCAACTACCCTTCCATAACTGTCCATAAACTTAATGGTACTGTCACCGTCACAAGAAGATTGACGAATGTGGGCCCACCTGGCATGTATACAGTTAGAGTCAAGAGCCCTGCTGGGATATCAGTGGATGTGAAGCCAAACATTCTTGTATTTGAGAAGAAGGGTGAAGTACAGAAGTTTGAGTTGACAATGAAAGCTGATGGGACAAGTGTGATTAGAGATTATGTTTTTGGGGAACTAATATGGTTTAATGGCAAGCATTATCATGTGAAGAGCCCCATTGTGGTTTCTGTCGCCTAA
- the LOC110864279 gene encoding uncharacterized protein LOC110864279 → MSSSSSSSTIRSKNPKIFRLGTDGRVYCNHELVAIRRVAGNQSSRQGEEFYGCPLWPGSDCKFFMWKQEVDVVLSSECNCRFVEMDNERLIFEKTLIEEENKSLKKQLKKACFVVIVCIAVVLFWLY, encoded by the exons ATgagttcatcatcatcgtcttctACAATTCGTTCAAAAAACCCCAAAATTTTCAGACTTGGCACCGATGGAAGAGTTTATTGTAACCATgagttagttgcaatccgtaggGTGGCTGGAAATCAAAGTTCAAGACAAGGAGAAGAGTTTTATGGATGCCCTCTCTGGCCT GGATCTGATTGCAAATTCTTTATGTGGAAACAAGAAGTCGATGTGGTGTTATCAAGTGAATGCAACTGTCGTTTCGTTGAGATGGACAATGAAAGACTGATATTTGAGAAGACATTGATAGAAGAAGAGAATAAGAgtttgaaaaagcaattaaagaaAGCATGTTTTGTTGTTATTGTTTGCATTGCAGTAGTGTTGTTTTGGTTATATTGA